CGCGCGGCCGCGGCACTGTTGCAGGACGGCGGCCGCGACGCGGTGTCCACCCGCGCGGTGAGCGCGGCGGCCGGAGTGCAGGCACCCGCGCTGTACCGGCTCTTCGGCGACAAGGACGGCCTGCTCGACGCGGTGGCCTCCTACGGGTTCGAGGAGTACCTGGGGCGCAAGCAAGAACTCGGCGAGACCGGCGACCCGGTCGACGACCTGCGCCGCGGCTGGGACCTGCACATCCAGTTCGGCCTGACACGGCCAGCTTTCTACGCGCTGATGTACGGCGAAGCGCGCCCCGGCGGGCCGTCGCCCGCCGCGCGGGAGGCCGCCGCGATGCTGCACGGCATCATCTCGCGGATCGCCGCCGCCGGACGGTTGAAGATGAGCGTGGAACGGGCCGCCGAGCTGACGCATTCCACCGGCGTCGGCGTGGTGCTTTCACTGATCGCCCAGCCGGAAGCGGAGCGCGATCCCGAGATTCCCACGGTGGCCAGGGAAATGGTGGTTCGCACGATCACCACCGGCGAAGCCGGGCCGAAGTCCACTGTGGATCTCCCGGCGCGCGCCGTCGCGCTGCGTGCCGCGCTCACCGGCGACGTACCGTTCAGTCCGGCAGAACAGGCCCTGCTCGGCGAGTGGCTCAACCGCCTCGCCGACGGCTGAGCGCGGCCAGCCAGGGCAGCCAGCGCTCATCCGGTCCGCGCCCTGGATTCCAGCCGGAATGCGTGCACACATACCCGACGGCCAGCCCGGTCTCCCGGTCCGCGAAGCCCAGTCGCCCACCGGCACCGGCGTGGCCGAACGAGGCCGGACCGAGCAGCGGTGACGCACTGCGCGGAAGTTCGAAACCGAGCGAAAACCGTTGCGGGTGCGGCATGACCGCCGGTGTCGGCAGGCCGTCGGTCTGCGGGGTGCACGCGCGGTCCAGCGTCGCCGGTTTCAGCAGTCCATTGAGGACGGACGAGTACAGTTTCGCCAGCGAGCGCGCGTCGCCGATGCCGTTGGCCGATGGGATCTCCGCGGCTCGTCCTGCCCGTGTGGTGAGCAGTTCGGCCAGCGCCGTCCGGTTCGGACCTATCGGCGAGACCCGGTTTTCCCGCGCGGCCGGCAGTCCGATCCACAGGTCGAGGCCCAGCGGGCGGGCCAGTTCCTCGTCGAAGAACCGGCCGACGGTGGTGCCGGTGACCCGCCGGATCACCTCGCCGACCAGGAAGCCGTACGTGGTCGAGTGGTAGGCGAAAGCGGTGCCCGGTGCCCACGCCGGGGTCAGCGCGGCGAGCGCCGCGACGCACCGGTCCCAGTCGAGCAGATCCTCCCCGTCGAGGTCGAAGGCGGGCAGCCCGGCGCGGTGGGACAGCAGGAACGCGACCGGCATCGCGGTGCCGAACTCGGGCCAGTAGTGCGTCACCGGCGCGCCCAGGTCCAGGTCACCGCGTTCGGCGAGCAGGTGCGCGCAGATCGCCACCAACGCCTTCGTACCCGACATGGTGACCGAGATCCGGTCACCCGCACCGGTGGTCCAGAGGTCGACCACCGGCTCACCGTGCTGGTGGACGGCCAATTGCGCACCACCGCCGTGGTCCAGTTCGAACGCCTCGCGCACGTCCTCGAAGCCGGGCGCGACCGTGCCTTCGATCATCGCAGCGCCGGCATCCCGGCCATGAGGGCGAACAGGGCGCGTTCGAGCGTCGGCACGAACGGCGGGCACATCGCCTTCAGCGCCGGATCCTGCGCGTACACCTCGAGCAACGTCAACGGCGGGTTCGCCGCGGGGTACAGCGCGGCGGCGAAGATCGTGCCCGCGGCGGCGACCTCGAAGCCCTCGGCCGCGGTCAGGCCGATGCCGGTCCGTTCGATCGCCTCGCCCAGTTCGCCGAGCACCACCTGCACCTGCTGCTTGAACGCGCGGGCGGCCTCGACCGACACGTTGTGCTCCAGGGTGGTCGCGGAGTGGCCGAGCAGATCGCAGAACAGCGGGCGCGCCTCCAGCGTCTCGGCGATCGCGGTGGCCAGCTTGTCGGCGGCGTTCACCCCGGCCAGCCTGCCGGTCAGCGCGGCACCCCACTCGGTCCAGCACTCCGCGGCCAGCTCCAGGTAGATCTCCTCGCGTGTGCCGAAGTACCGGATCACGTTGGACTTGGCCAGGCACACGGCGGTGGCCACGTTCCCCAGGCTGACCGAGCGCACGCCGGACTTCAGCGCGAGTTCGCGAGCGGCGGCGAGGATCGCCTCGCGCCGCTGCCGCTTCTGCTCCGGCCTCCTGGCCCGGACGAATCCCTGTCCCATCTCGGGCCACAGCATACGACCCAGGTTAAAAGAACGCCGTCCTCTTGTTAAGAGACCGCCGTTCCGTTATCTTGGGCAGGACCGAACCGACAGGAGGACCAGTGACCGAGCTGCGCTTGCGGGTCAACGGAACCGCCCGGGCGCTCAGCCTTCCGCCGCAGGTCAGCCTGCTGGACGCGCTGCGCGAGCACCTTGGGCTGACCGGCACGAAGAAGGGCTGTGACCAGGGCGCCTGCGGGGCGTGCACGGTGCTCGCCGACGGGGTGCGGATCAACTCGTGCCTGGCGCTGGCCGTGCAGTACGACGGCGCCGAGATCACCACCGTCGAGGGCTTGGACGACCCGCTGCAGGCCGCGTTCGTCCGCCACGACGGCCTGCAGTGCGGTTACTGCACCCCCGGCCAGCTCTGCTCGGCGATCGGCATGCTCGACGAACACCGGTCGGGCGCGCCGAGCGCGGTCACCGCCGACGTCGGCGCGCCGCGGGCCGAGCTGACCGACGCCGAGATCCGCGAGCGGATGAGCGGCAACCTGTGCCGCTGCGGTGCCTACAACGGCATCGTCGACGCGATTCGCGAGGTGGCCACGCCATGAGGTCCTTCGCCTACCACCGCGCCACCGACGTGCCCGGCGCGCTGCGCGCCATCACCGCCGAGCCGAACGCGAAGTTCCTCGGCGGCGGCACGAACCTGGTCGACCTGATGCGCGCCACCGTCGAGCAGCCGGGCACGATCGTCGACATCAGCCGGTTGCCGCTGACCGAAGTGGAGGAACTGCCGGACGGCGGCGTGCGCGTCGGCGCGCTCGTGCGCAACAGCGCGCTGGCCGCGCATCCGCTGATCCGCACCCGCTACCCGGTACTCACCCAGGCCGTGCTGGCGGGCGCGTCGGCCCAGCTGCGCAACATGGCCACCGTCGGCGGCAACCTGCTGCAGCGCACCCGCTGCCCGTACTTCTACGACCAGGCTTCGGCGTGCAACAAGCGCGAGCCGGGCAGCGGCTGCGACGCGCTGGGCGGGTTCAACCGCGGCCACGCGATCCTCGGCACCGGCGAGTCGTGCATCGCCACCCACCCGTCCGACCTGTGCGTGGCGCTCGCCGCACTGGACGCCACGGTCGAGGTGGAGAGCCTGCGCGGACTCCGGCGACTGCCGCTCACCGAGTTCCACCGGCTGCCGGGTGACACTCCGGCGGTGGAGACCGAGCTGGCCGCCGACGAGCTGATCACCGCGATCGAGCTGCCTCCGCTGCCGTTCGCCGCGAACTCCCGGTACCGCAAGGTGCGCGACCGCGCCTCATACGCCTTCGCACTGGTCTCGGTCGCCGCCGCACTGGAGGTCCGCGACAACACGGTGACCTCCGTCCGCCTGGCCCTCGGCGGCGTCGCCGGAAAGCCCTGGCGCGCCACAGAAGCCGAACGCTCCCTACTCGGCGCCCCCGCAACCGACGACTCCTTCCACACCGCCGCCGACGCCGAACTCGCACCCGCCGTCGGCCGCGAACACAACGCATTCAAAATCGAACTCGCCCGCCGCACCATCACCGCGACGCTGCGCCAACTAGCCAGCAGGAGCGCGGCATGACCCACCTACAGAACACCCCCGCCGCCAAAACCGCCCGCCACCCACTCCACCAGCTCACCACACACCCAAGCCACACCACAAAAACCAACCACCCCCTACTCGAAGCCCCATCAACCAAGAAACCCTCCCAAACCCCCGCGGACCCCAAACCCGCCCCAGCCAACGACGGCCCCCTCCACCAGACCGCCACAAACCCACGGCCCACCGCAAAAACCAAGCACGCCCCACTCGACGCCCCAATGACCAAGAAACCCTCCCGCACCGCGACCGAAGCCGAACTCGCCCCAGCCGCCAGCCA
The genomic region above belongs to Amycolatopsis sp. YIM 10 and contains:
- a CDS encoding TetR/AcrR family transcriptional regulator; its protein translation is MTVDQALSTRDRILRAAAALLQDGGRDAVSTRAVSAAAGVQAPALYRLFGDKDGLLDAVASYGFEEYLGRKQELGETGDPVDDLRRGWDLHIQFGLTRPAFYALMYGEARPGGPSPAAREAAAMLHGIISRIAAAGRLKMSVERAAELTHSTGVGVVLSLIAQPEAERDPEIPTVAREMVVRTITTGEAGPKSTVDLPARAVALRAALTGDVPFSPAEQALLGEWLNRLADG
- a CDS encoding serine hydrolase domain-containing protein, with amino-acid sequence MIEGTVAPGFEDVREAFELDHGGGAQLAVHQHGEPVVDLWTTGAGDRISVTMSGTKALVAICAHLLAERGDLDLGAPVTHYWPEFGTAMPVAFLLSHRAGLPAFDLDGEDLLDWDRCVAALAALTPAWAPGTAFAYHSTTYGFLVGEVIRRVTGTTVGRFFDEELARPLGLDLWIGLPAARENRVSPIGPNRTALAELLTTRAGRAAEIPSANGIGDARSLAKLYSSVLNGLLKPATLDRACTPQTDGLPTPAVMPHPQRFSLGFELPRSASPLLGPASFGHAGAGGRLGFADRETGLAVGYVCTHSGWNPGRGPDERWLPWLAALSRRRGG
- a CDS encoding 2Fe-2S iron-sulfur cluster-binding protein; translated protein: MTELRLRVNGTARALSLPPQVSLLDALREHLGLTGTKKGCDQGACGACTVLADGVRINSCLALAVQYDGAEITTVEGLDDPLQAAFVRHDGLQCGYCTPGQLCSAIGMLDEHRSGAPSAVTADVGAPRAELTDAEIRERMSGNLCRCGAYNGIVDAIREVATP
- a CDS encoding xanthine dehydrogenase family protein subunit M, whose amino-acid sequence is MRSFAYHRATDVPGALRAITAEPNAKFLGGGTNLVDLMRATVEQPGTIVDISRLPLTEVEELPDGGVRVGALVRNSALAAHPLIRTRYPVLTQAVLAGASAQLRNMATVGGNLLQRTRCPYFYDQASACNKREPGSGCDALGGFNRGHAILGTGESCIATHPSDLCVALAALDATVEVESLRGLRRLPLTEFHRLPGDTPAVETELAADELITAIELPPLPFAANSRYRKVRDRASYAFALVSVAAALEVRDNTVTSVRLALGGVAGKPWRATEAERSLLGAPATDDSFHTAADAELAPAVGREHNAFKIELARRTITATLRQLASRSAA
- a CDS encoding TetR/AcrR family transcriptional regulator, giving the protein MLWPEMGQGFVRARRPEQKRQRREAILAAARELALKSGVRSVSLGNVATAVCLAKSNVIRYFGTREEIYLELAAECWTEWGAALTGRLAGVNAADKLATAIAETLEARPLFCDLLGHSATTLEHNVSVEAARAFKQQVQVVLGELGEAIERTGIGLTAAEGFEVAAAGTIFAAALYPAANPPLTLLEVYAQDPALKAMCPPFVPTLERALFALMAGMPALR